A genomic window from Bdellovibrio sp. SKB1291214 includes:
- a CDS encoding FHA domain-containing protein — MSAAPKVKDALKFGIEVVKGPHTGLRLSFANGTATIGRGPENDIVLANDPRISRQHAEIRQRGSEFLIVNLSQKNFVMLNGESVQSEILQKGSVIQIGDSEIRFLPETVAAAEPAIPVMPSAGAVPAAPTLRPVSPSGMPNMPAAGIPNMPAAKPSMPPGGVRPQMPMGQPQGAGYQQQAPRPAPRSPAGGGPLSNPRVRFYGIIAIVGIAGYFFFAGPNKAAKDPNAFRSSAISMKDVQEAEKRTQELMNIKKEKYDSVQYKRAQENFIRGFRDFQQGQYARAREAFQVVLNLDPENELAKRYYHLSKIKFDELVKFNLIQGSRYREKKNWRMCQSNYSNVITMLQNRRDDPSYKEAKQFYEECTLNQEGGRL; from the coding sequence GTGTCAGCGGCACCTAAGGTAAAAGACGCATTAAAGTTTGGAATTGAAGTGGTGAAGGGCCCGCACACGGGCTTGCGCCTTTCTTTTGCAAACGGCACAGCGACTATTGGCCGTGGACCAGAGAATGATATCGTATTGGCGAATGATCCCCGCATCAGTCGTCAGCATGCGGAAATCCGTCAACGTGGAAGTGAATTCCTGATCGTCAATTTAAGTCAGAAAAACTTTGTCATGTTAAATGGCGAAAGTGTTCAGTCCGAAATCTTGCAAAAGGGTTCGGTGATTCAAATAGGTGATTCTGAAATTCGATTCCTGCCGGAGACGGTTGCGGCAGCAGAGCCTGCGATTCCTGTGATGCCATCGGCGGGTGCTGTTCCAGCAGCTCCGACTTTGCGACCGGTAAGTCCTTCGGGAATGCCGAATATGCCTGCCGCTGGAATTCCCAATATGCCAGCTGCAAAACCAAGCATGCCACCGGGCGGGGTAAGACCCCAGATGCCAATGGGACAACCACAAGGTGCGGGATATCAGCAACAAGCACCTCGTCCAGCTCCTCGCTCTCCAGCAGGTGGTGGTCCACTTTCAAATCCACGTGTAAGATTCTATGGAATCATTGCGATCGTGGGCATTGCTGGGTATTTCTTCTTTGCAGGGCCGAATAAAGCTGCGAAGGATCCGAATGCATTCCGTTCTTCCGCAATTAGCATGAAAGACGTGCAAGAGGCAGAAAAACGCACTCAAGAGTTAATGAATATTAAAAAGGAAAAGTACGACTCTGTTCAGTATAAAAGAGCACAGGAAAACTTTATCCGTGGATTCCGTGATTTCCAACAAGGCCAGTACGCGCGTGCGCGTGAAGCCTTCCAAGTTGTGTTAAATCTAGATCCAGAAAATGAACTGGCAAAACGTTATTACCATTTATCGAAAATCAAATTCGATGAATTGGTGAAATTCAATTTGATACAGGGCAGTCGTTATCGTGAAAAGAAAAACTGGCGTATGTGTCAGTCTAATTATTCGAACGTGATTACAATGTTGCAGAATCGCCGTGATGACCCAAGTTATAAAGAAGCAAAACAGTTCTATGAGGAATGTACATTAAATCAGGAAGGAGGACGATTGTAG
- a CDS encoding FHA domain-containing protein, whose amino-acid sequence MWALRILSGPQAGGILELKMGRNLVGRAPNCDIKITSPGVSKEHSEIVVYSDKIVVTDLKSSNGTYLNGVRMQTGLMRLGDKLGIHDVLVDIIPAPEKRAQAPAPMPQPGYGVPGMSIPQGMPQPMGMPGMPQPMGVPAGPAPEAAPAYNPGGLKALWERFQEYLDRVALPGVYKIPTFLEFRMVLLGFVVIFIFVTTLLAMIPMVQITRASIVTESKRRAASIARTLATINQAGLLQNNYSSLTTNQAESEDGVKQVLIVQQSDGMILAPASRAGTTPDLPFVHQARREMRPETVEIDSSTIGASFPIGLFDPNTGEQSIKAHAIVLYDIGSMAFDDGRAISLFMQTLVIASLVGLILFFFMYKLVEYPLITLNQQLDAAMREKNDNTSVDFIFPPLQALIGNINSLLTRYIHGEGEGGGGGMGSFVNKDGEAENLVQLMGFPAIAISKDGRIMAGSSSFGQVARTEVAQLLGQQYQAIPDIALMQNIDNLMNKTRENPRVIHTDQLEFNGHPCVLSCQGMSSQPHEVDYFVITISPAEGGS is encoded by the coding sequence ATGTGGGCGCTTAGAATTTTGTCCGGCCCTCAAGCCGGCGGCATTTTAGAGCTAAAAATGGGTCGCAACCTTGTCGGTCGCGCACCTAATTGTGATATTAAAATCACAAGCCCTGGTGTTTCCAAAGAACATAGCGAGATCGTGGTTTACAGCGACAAGATTGTCGTCACAGATTTGAAATCAAGTAACGGAACTTATTTAAACGGTGTCCGCATGCAAACCGGTTTGATGCGCTTAGGGGATAAGTTGGGTATTCATGATGTCTTAGTTGACATCATCCCAGCCCCTGAAAAAAGAGCTCAAGCTCCGGCTCCGATGCCACAGCCAGGTTATGGTGTTCCTGGAATGTCAATACCACAAGGTATGCCTCAACCAATGGGAATGCCGGGAATGCCACAACCAATGGGCGTTCCAGCGGGACCTGCGCCTGAAGCAGCACCAGCATATAATCCTGGAGGTTTAAAAGCTCTTTGGGAAAGATTCCAAGAGTATTTGGATCGCGTGGCGTTGCCAGGTGTTTATAAAATTCCGACGTTCCTTGAGTTCCGCATGGTTCTTTTAGGCTTTGTGGTGATCTTTATTTTTGTAACGACATTGTTGGCGATGATACCGATGGTACAGATCACTCGCGCAAGTATCGTGACGGAAAGTAAACGTCGTGCGGCTTCGATAGCGAGAACATTGGCGACGATCAACCAAGCAGGATTATTGCAAAATAACTATTCTTCTTTAACCACGAATCAAGCTGAATCTGAAGATGGTGTGAAGCAAGTTCTAATTGTGCAGCAGTCTGATGGTATGATCTTAGCTCCAGCATCTCGTGCGGGAACGACGCCTGACTTGCCGTTCGTGCATCAGGCTCGTCGTGAAATGCGCCCTGAAACGGTGGAAATTGATTCATCGACGATAGGTGCAAGTTTCCCTATTGGTCTATTTGATCCAAATACGGGCGAACAATCCATTAAGGCCCACGCCATCGTTCTTTATGATATCGGCAGTATGGCCTTTGATGACGGTCGCGCGATCAGTTTGTTTATGCAGACTTTGGTCATTGCGTCTTTAGTTGGTTTGATCTTGTTCTTCTTTATGTACAAGTTGGTGGAGTATCCTTTGATTACTCTGAATCAGCAACTTGATGCCGCGATGAGAGAGAAAAACGACAACACAAGCGTCGATTTCATCTTCCCACCGCTGCAAGCATTGATTGGTAATATCAACAGCCTTCTAACTCGTTATATCCATGGCGAAGGTGAAGGCGGTGGTGGTGGAATGGGCAGTTTCGTCAATAAAGATGGCGAAGCAGAAAACTTGGTTCAATTGATGGGTTTCCCGGCGATTGCGATTTCAAAAGACGGTCGCATTATGGCGGGCAGTTCTTCTTTTGGCCAAGTGGCGCGCACTGAAGTCGCGCAGCTATTGGGGCAACAATATCAAGCCATTCCAGATATCGCGTTGATGCAAAATATTGATAATCTCATGAATAAAACACGCGAGAACCCACGTGTGATTCATACGGATCAGTTGGAATTTAACGGCCATCCTTGTGTATTAAGTTGTCAGGGTATGTCTTCACAGCCGCATGAAGTGGATTACTTTGTAATCACTATTTCGCCGGCAGAGGGAGGCTCTTAG
- a CDS encoding DUF192 domain-containing protein has protein sequence MKRLENSTTKITLIPNLEVADTMQTRGVGLLGRSSLSEDHALWILRCNSIHTFFMKFAIDCVFVDKNLKVKAIYKDVKPWRLVFPVFGARSVFEMASGVSSKLNIRVGDQLNVGA, from the coding sequence ATGAAGAGACTTGAGAACTCGACAACTAAAATCACTTTGATCCCAAATCTGGAGGTTGCAGATACAATGCAAACTCGTGGTGTGGGTTTATTGGGTCGTAGTTCTTTATCTGAAGATCACGCGTTGTGGATTTTAAGATGCAATAGCATCCATACATTTTTTATGAAGTTCGCCATTGATTGTGTATTTGTTGATAAGAATTTGAAAGTGAAAGCTATCTATAAAGATGTGAAGCCTTGGAGATTGGTTTTTCCCGTCTTTGGTGCAAGATCAGTGTTTGAGATGGCTTCAGGTGTAAGCAGCAAGTTGAACATCAGAGTGGGAGATCAGCTCAATGTGGGCGCTTAG
- a CDS encoding type II secretion system F family protein codes for MGSAELMLILGLLLAGVAVFLFVNSIFASNADKQQLSWANNDEPAKSKNPVINFSRPLVHQFTLQHALRIRSESYRKKVRKFIMTSGLSRELNEDEFIGLQLLWGVMFPIFLIIMNFSLQLGLSIPMCVGVGLIGFYLPQIHAKGEKKKRELSVRADLPFFIDLLALSVEAGLDFFSAIQKIVDKSVGTESVLAEEFGIVLKDIKIGASKTQALKEMSERLDMGEITSFVAVLIDAEATGASISQVLKDQSEQMRMERFVRAEKAGAKASQAILIPLMLFILPAVFIMVFGPIAISFMYGSK; via the coding sequence ATGGGAAGCGCAGAATTAATGCTGATTTTGGGTTTGCTCCTAGCAGGAGTGGCGGTATTCCTATTCGTAAATTCTATCTTTGCAAGCAACGCGGACAAGCAACAATTGTCTTGGGCAAATAACGACGAGCCAGCTAAATCAAAAAATCCAGTCATCAATTTCTCTCGTCCGTTAGTGCACCAATTCACCTTGCAACATGCGCTGAGAATTCGCAGTGAAAGCTATCGTAAAAAAGTTCGCAAGTTCATTATGACCTCGGGTCTATCCCGAGAGTTGAATGAAGATGAGTTCATCGGATTGCAATTACTGTGGGGAGTGATGTTCCCAATCTTTTTGATCATCATGAACTTCTCGCTACAATTGGGTTTGTCGATTCCAATGTGCGTTGGGGTGGGTTTGATTGGTTTTTACTTGCCGCAAATTCACGCCAAGGGTGAAAAGAAAAAACGAGAGCTGTCAGTTCGTGCAGATCTTCCGTTCTTTATCGACCTTTTGGCTTTGTCAGTGGAAGCGGGTCTGGACTTTTTCTCGGCGATTCAAAAAATCGTGGATAAGTCTGTAGGCACAGAAAGTGTGTTGGCTGAAGAGTTTGGAATTGTTTTGAAAGATATCAAGATCGGTGCTTCGAAAACACAAGCGCTCAAAGAAATGTCAGAGCGTCTGGACATGGGCGAGATTACAAGTTTCGTTGCGGTCTTGATCGATGCGGAGGCAACAGGTGCCAGCATTTCGCAAGTTCTGAAGGATCAGTCGGAACAAATGCGTATGGAGCGTTTCGTCCGTGCAGAAAAAGCCGGTGCGAAAGCGTCTCAAGCGATTCTGATCCCGTTGATGTTATTTATTTTACCGGCCGTGTTCATTATGGTTTTTGGGCCGATAGCGATTTCATTTATGTATGGAAGCAAATAG
- a CDS encoding Maf family protein, with product MKTLILASESPRRKQLLQEAGFSFDVVSVKVSEIPDKNLNATEQILDIARRKARAAFAHLKSSKLQEFTLISADTEVIHEGQLQGKPSDKDDAFKMLSRLSGKTHLVQTGVCVIDSASGNELSQIETTQVFFKALNDEEIWTYIESGEPMDKAGAYGIQGLGGKFVEKIEGPFDNVVGLPVQLVKEMLAKI from the coding sequence ATGAAAACATTGATCCTGGCTTCAGAGTCTCCGCGTCGCAAACAACTGCTTCAAGAAGCAGGATTTTCGTTCGACGTAGTATCAGTAAAAGTATCGGAAATTCCTGACAAAAACCTGAATGCTACGGAGCAGATTTTGGACATCGCCAGACGTAAAGCGAGAGCGGCTTTCGCCCACCTAAAGTCCAGTAAATTACAGGAGTTTACTCTCATTTCCGCCGACACGGAGGTGATTCACGAGGGTCAACTGCAAGGTAAGCCCTCGGACAAGGATGATGCTTTCAAAATGCTTAGCCGTTTGTCTGGGAAAACCCACTTGGTACAGACCGGAGTGTGCGTGATCGACTCGGCCTCTGGGAACGAATTGTCTCAAATTGAAACGACCCAAGTTTTTTTCAAAGCACTTAATGATGAAGAAATCTGGACCTATATTGAATCAGGGGAACCCATGGATAAGGCTGGGGCCTATGGAATTCAAGGTCTGGGTGGAAAGTTCGTTGAAAAAATTGAAGGCCCTTTCGACAACGTCGTGGGCCTTCCAGTTCAACTGGTCAAAGAAATGCTGGCTAAAATCTAG
- a CDS encoding YggS family pyridoxal phosphate-dependent enzyme: protein MSFQDIRAEVGADKILAVSKLQPIDKIRGLYNQGQRKFGENYVQEALDKKDQLKDLTDIEWHLIGHLQKNKAKYVVGQFALIHSVDSLELAQTLNRQCESKKVTQRILIQVNLAGEDSKSGFDKSALMACWNELIELPHLTIDGFMTMPPLSETGEDVRPYFKELRELQQHLAKTTDSARHPLKMLSMGTSSDYKVAIQEGATLVRLGTVLFGARN from the coding sequence ATGAGCTTTCAGGACATTCGCGCTGAAGTCGGCGCCGACAAAATTCTTGCCGTTTCGAAACTTCAGCCGATCGATAAGATCCGCGGTCTTTACAATCAAGGTCAGCGCAAATTCGGTGAAAATTATGTTCAGGAAGCATTAGACAAAAAAGATCAACTTAAAGACCTAACAGATATTGAATGGCACTTGATTGGTCATCTTCAAAAGAACAAAGCAAAATACGTGGTTGGCCAATTTGCGTTGATTCACTCGGTGGACTCTTTAGAACTTGCCCAAACCCTCAACCGCCAATGCGAAAGCAAGAAAGTCACTCAACGCATTCTGATTCAAGTGAACCTTGCAGGCGAAGACAGTAAAAGTGGTTTTGACAAAAGCGCCCTAATGGCGTGCTGGAATGAACTGATCGAACTGCCCCATTTAACTATCGATGGTTTTATGACCATGCCGCCATTATCTGAAACCGGTGAAGATGTGCGCCCCTATTTTAAGGAGCTGCGCGAGCTTCAACAACACCTTGCTAAAACAACGGACTCTGCACGACACCCACTTAAAATGCTCTCGATGGGAACCAGCAGTGATTATAAAGTCGCCATTCAAGAGGGCGCCACCCTGGTGCGTTTAGGCACGGTTCTTTTTGGCGCAAGAAATTAA
- a CDS encoding pyrroline-5-carboxylate reductase family protein — protein MNPLLKAQKIGFLGAGNMAQAMIKGLIEGGIPANHIYATNRSDGKLVKLVEQYKINSLKNNEELIDLCDIIILAVKPQDLLTALEPVGRAFDENKIVISVAAGIRMEKLERFLNGARLARVMPNTPSVIGRGVIGYLLNDDDDDALESTVEDLFEPLGRVIKVNDEDQFEALMISCSSGTGFVFEMMMYWQDWIEEHGFSVEEARVMTIETFVGASLLAAQARENVEDLQARVTSKKGVTAAGLQSMRELEIERALRISFEKAAMRNKEMAREIK, from the coding sequence ATGAACCCACTGCTCAAAGCTCAAAAAATCGGATTTCTGGGTGCAGGCAATATGGCGCAAGCCATGATTAAAGGCCTTATCGAAGGCGGAATTCCTGCTAATCACATTTACGCAACAAACAGATCAGACGGAAAATTGGTCAAACTGGTTGAACAGTACAAAATCAATTCTCTGAAAAACAATGAGGAACTCATTGATCTTTGCGACATCATTATCTTGGCGGTCAAACCTCAAGATCTTTTGACGGCGCTGGAACCTGTCGGCCGCGCTTTTGACGAAAATAAAATCGTAATTAGCGTTGCGGCTGGTATTCGCATGGAAAAACTAGAAAGATTTCTAAACGGTGCTCGACTGGCGCGAGTGATGCCAAATACTCCTTCCGTCATCGGGCGAGGAGTTATTGGATATCTTTTAAATGATGACGACGACGACGCCTTAGAGAGTACGGTTGAAGATTTGTTTGAACCATTGGGCCGAGTCATCAAAGTTAACGACGAAGACCAATTCGAAGCTTTGATGATTTCTTGCTCCAGCGGAACTGGGTTCGTTTTTGAGATGATGATGTACTGGCAGGACTGGATTGAAGAACACGGCTTTTCTGTTGAAGAAGCCCGCGTCATGACAATTGAAACATTTGTAGGAGCCTCTTTGCTAGCCGCGCAAGCTCGTGAAAATGTCGAAGACCTTCAAGCCCGCGTGACATCCAAGAAAGGTGTCACGGCGGCTGGACTTCAGTCCATGAGAGAGCTTGAAATCGAGCGCGCTCTTCGCATCAGCTTTGAAAAAGCCGCGATGAGAAACAAAGAAATGGCCCGGGAAATCAAATAA
- a CDS encoding DivIVA domain-containing protein has translation MKITPIDIAHRSFGKKMMGLDTDEVMDFLQQVAGQMEALIQERNALKEALREKELSLMEYKERDQVLKETIATATQMADRLRQDAEREAKLITADANQKAEIITRDSRDSLKRMYQEVNELKRARMQFEANLKALAQAHLSLLEQGEKYMPQMHLQNQNFVGGGTNGNTTNTGSQGNTRSTNISPLSAE, from the coding sequence ATGAAGATCACACCCATTGATATAGCTCACAGATCATTTGGTAAAAAAATGATGGGTCTCGACACTGATGAGGTTATGGATTTCCTCCAACAGGTCGCAGGACAAATGGAAGCTTTGATCCAAGAAAGAAACGCTCTTAAAGAAGCTCTTCGTGAAAAAGAACTTTCTTTAATGGAATACAAAGAGCGCGATCAAGTTCTTAAAGAAACAATTGCTACAGCAACTCAAATGGCGGATCGCTTACGCCAGGATGCTGAACGTGAAGCAAAACTTATCACGGCAGATGCTAATCAAAAAGCTGAGATCATCACTCGTGATTCACGCGATTCATTAAAACGCATGTATCAAGAAGTGAATGAATTGAAGCGCGCCCGCATGCAGTTTGAAGCAAACTTGAAAGCATTGGCTCAGGCTCATCTTTCTTTGCTTGAACAAGGTGAAAAGTATATGCCGCAAATGCATTTGCAAAACCAAAATTTTGTTGGTGGTGGCACTAATGGGAATACGACAAATACCGGTTCCCAAGGCAACACTCGTTCGACAAATATCTCTCCGCTATCTGCTGAGTAG
- a CDS encoding DUF167 domain-containing protein, translating into MSVIEEIKGGVRLHLFIQPKSSKNQIVGPHNGMLKIKIAAPPVDGEANSELIEYLSKFFKVPKRNIALVKGDTGRQKTVDIEGITLNDAHKLVTAAF; encoded by the coding sequence ATATCTGTGATTGAAGAAATTAAAGGTGGAGTTCGGCTCCACCTTTTTATTCAGCCCAAATCATCTAAAAATCAAATTGTGGGTCCCCACAATGGAATGCTGAAAATAAAGATTGCTGCTCCACCTGTCGATGGTGAAGCCAATTCGGAACTTATCGAATATCTTTCAAAATTTTTTAAAGTACCTAAACGCAACATCGCCTTGGTTAAAGGCGATACCGGCAGACAGAAAACCGTAGATATTGAAGGCATCACACTGAACGACGCCCATAAGTTAGTGACCGCCGCGTTTTAA